Proteins encoded within one genomic window of Flavobacterium sp. NG2:
- a CDS encoding DUF1501 domain-containing protein, which translates to MNRRNFLALTGTFTGGSLLLPDFLHAFGSQQNLVIGEQSVVFVQLNGGNDGLNTFIPYQDPNYYFLRPKIALSKEEVIGADKGMAFHPALKGFAQMLQNGHLSVIQNVGYPEANRSHFRSQEIWQTASASNQYLNEGWLGRYLDLQCKEHNPIAGINIDNTDTLSLKGQEPNSITVKDPDRFKIKKNKEDNVQLSKNPSLDFVRKIADSVVEGSDEIQKALARSTAETSYPKTSLGKNLEWIARLVKGNLNSKVYYTSLGGFDTHDNQLPIHKNKLTELNDSLFSFYEDLKKSNLLQNVTIVVFSEFGRRVNDNKNGTDHGKAAPMFIIGGNNKGKIIGNNPNLTDLDKGDLKYEVDFRSVYASILQQKLNFDYTKIGIKNKPLSGLF; encoded by the coding sequence ATGAACAGAAGAAACTTTTTAGCCTTAACAGGAACTTTTACTGGTGGTTCTTTACTTTTACCTGACTTCCTACATGCCTTTGGCTCACAACAAAACTTAGTTATAGGTGAACAATCTGTTGTTTTTGTACAACTTAATGGTGGAAACGATGGATTAAATACCTTTATCCCTTATCAGGATCCTAATTATTACTTTTTACGTCCAAAAATCGCATTATCAAAAGAAGAAGTGATAGGCGCAGATAAAGGAATGGCATTTCATCCTGCACTTAAAGGATTTGCTCAAATGTTACAAAACGGACATTTATCTGTTATTCAAAATGTAGGATATCCTGAAGCTAATCGCTCGCATTTTCGTTCGCAAGAAATTTGGCAAACTGCTTCGGCTTCAAACCAATATTTAAACGAGGGATGGCTTGGACGTTACTTAGACTTACAATGCAAAGAACATAATCCGATTGCGGGAATAAACATTGACAATACAGATACTTTATCACTTAAAGGTCAAGAACCTAATTCTATCACGGTCAAAGACCCAGATAGATTTAAAATCAAAAAAAACAAAGAAGACAATGTGCAATTATCAAAAAATCCTTCTTTAGATTTTGTTCGAAAAATTGCTGATTCTGTTGTGGAAGGTTCTGATGAAATTCAAAAAGCATTAGCTCGTTCTACTGCCGAAACTAGCTATCCAAAAACCAGCTTAGGTAAAAATCTCGAATGGATTGCTCGTTTGGTCAAAGGAAATTTAAACTCAAAAGTTTACTATACTTCGCTTGGAGGTTTTGATACCCATGACAACCAACTCCCTATTCATAAAAATAAATTAACAGAATTGAATGATTCTTTATTTAGTTTTTATGAAGATCTAAAAAAATCCAATCTATTACAAAACGTTACAATTGTAGTTTTTTCTGAATTTGGTCGTCGTGTAAATGATAACAAAAACGGAACTGATCACGGAAAAGCTGCTCCTATGTTCATTATTGGCGGAAATAATAAAGGCAAAATTATTGGTAACAACCCTAACTTAACCGATTTAGACAAAGGAGACTTAAAGTATGAAGTTGATTTTAGAAGTGTTTATGCTTCGATTTTACAACAAAAACTAAATTTTGATTACACTAAAATCGGCATCAAAAACAAACCTTTGAGTGGATTATTTTAA
- a CDS encoding DUF1800 domain-containing protein encodes MNRNSLWSLRLGFSNKQASTIENLGIKKFLEQSFRVPFDNNIPLFLADSPKTFAELKEMRQMAKDADGEAKKMLLKASNSTNVEMKSWWIDKMLNDEFPLKEKMVCFWHNHYVATYQKVKVNYWIFQHNQILREHAFGNFKELTKQIVQSNAVVRYLDNTDNKKGKINENLSRELLELFTIGIGNYTEDDIQNGAKGLAGLGIGEDKATYRKREEDNDPIIYFGKKGVFKIDEMVDIIFEQKNIPYFVTRKILKWFIYDEPNEKLVTYYGDYFRSVNFEIKPLLTKIFTEEFDKNTAGSKIKNPLEYSLQLISELNIDIKNNAFIANFAKQQNMDLFNQPNVKGWDGGKSWLTSQMYLQRNNLSYILTNGRILNQKLLKDPSKMDSPKMKEVPVHLDWTKGNNKQIIAQLSDRLLFQVDESSQKDFESILKYDFDENAKNADQAVLRLFSNMIKLPEFQLI; translated from the coding sequence ATGAATCGAAATTCACTTTGGTCGCTCCGATTAGGTTTTTCTAATAAACAGGCATCAACAATTGAAAACTTAGGAATAAAAAAATTCTTAGAACAATCATTTCGTGTCCCTTTTGATAATAACATTCCCTTATTTTTAGCAGATAGCCCTAAAACTTTTGCTGAATTAAAGGAAATGCGTCAAATGGCCAAAGATGCTGATGGCGAAGCAAAAAAAATGCTTCTAAAAGCTAGCAACAGTACAAATGTCGAAATGAAGTCATGGTGGATTGATAAAATGCTAAACGACGAATTTCCTTTAAAAGAAAAAATGGTTTGCTTTTGGCACAATCATTATGTAGCCACCTATCAAAAAGTAAAAGTAAATTATTGGATTTTTCAGCACAACCAAATTTTACGAGAACATGCTTTTGGAAACTTCAAAGAACTAACCAAACAAATCGTACAATCTAACGCTGTGGTTCGTTACTTAGACAACACCGATAATAAAAAAGGGAAAATAAACGAAAATTTAAGCCGTGAATTATTAGAACTTTTCACCATCGGAATAGGCAATTACACCGAAGATGACATTCAAAATGGCGCTAAAGGTTTAGCCGGTCTTGGCATTGGCGAAGACAAAGCAACATACCGCAAAAGAGAAGAAGACAATGACCCGATTATTTATTTTGGAAAGAAAGGAGTTTTCAAAATTGACGAAATGGTAGATATTATTTTCGAACAAAAAAACATCCCTTATTTTGTAACTCGAAAAATCCTAAAATGGTTTATATATGATGAGCCTAATGAAAAATTAGTAACCTATTACGGAGACTATTTTAGATCAGTAAACTTTGAAATCAAACCATTATTGACCAAAATTTTCACCGAAGAATTCGATAAAAATACTGCTGGTTCTAAAATTAAAAATCCATTAGAATACAGTTTACAGTTAATCTCAGAATTAAATATAGACATTAAAAACAATGCCTTTATAGCAAATTTTGCGAAACAACAAAATATGGATTTATTCAACCAGCCCAATGTGAAAGGTTGGGATGGCGGAAAATCTTGGCTTACTTCACAAATGTATTTACAGAGAAACAATCTTTCGTATATCCTTACAAATGGTAGAATATTAAATCAAAAACTACTCAAAGATCCATCAAAAATGGACAGTCCTAAAATGAAGGAAGTCCCTGTGCATTTGGACTGGACCAAAGGAAACAACAAACAAATCATTGCGCAATTGTCTGATAGATTACTTTTTCAGGTGGACGAAAGCAGTCAAAAAGATTTTGAATCTATCTTAAAATATGATTTTGACGAAAATGCCAAAAATGCTGATCAGGCCGTTTTGAGATTATTCAGCAACATGATAAAACTTCCTGAATTTCAATTAATTTAA
- a CDS encoding DUF2721 domain-containing protein: MTLEIETPALLFSATSLILLAYTNRFLTVATIVRGLKDTYEKEESKIILLEIKNLNLRLTLIRYMQLFGVCSLFLSVFAMLLLFIEQSLFALYFFGFSLLGLLISLGLSFWEISISVEALRVHLSGIIKKNPID, encoded by the coding sequence ATGACACTTGAAATTGAAACTCCAGCCTTACTCTTTTCTGCAACCTCCTTAATATTGTTAGCCTATACAAATCGTTTTTTAACCGTTGCAACCATTGTAAGGGGACTTAAAGATACTTATGAAAAAGAGGAAAGTAAAATCATCTTGTTAGAAATAAAAAACCTAAATCTTCGTCTCACACTCATCCGATACATGCAACTATTTGGCGTATGTAGTTTATTCCTTTCTGTATTTGCAATGTTATTATTATTTATAGAGCAATCCCTTTTTGCACTTTACTTTTTTGGGTTTAGTTTATTAGGCCTACTCATCTCCTTAGGTTTGTCTTTTTGGGAAATAAGTATCTCTGTTGAAGCCTTACGTGTTCACTTAAGTGGTATAATAAAAAAGAATCCAATTGATTAA
- the lpdA gene encoding dihydrolipoyl dehydrogenase produces MKYDVIVLGSGPGGYVTAIRASQLGFKVAVVEKENLGGVCLNWGCIPTKALLKSAQVFDYLKHASDYGLTVSSFDKDFPAVVQRSRSVAEGMSKGVTFLMKKNKIDVINGFGKLKPGKKIDVTDKDNKVTEYSADHIIIATGARSRELPNLPQDGVKVIGYRQAMTLPKQPKSMIIVGSGAIGVEFAHFYNSMGTEVTIVEFMPNVVPVEDEDISKQFEKSLKKAGIKVMTNSSVERIDTSGNGVKAFVKTAKGEEVLEAEILLSAVGIKTNIENIGLEEVGIVTDRDKILVNAYNATNIPGYYAIGDVTPGQALAHVASAEGINCVEKIAGMHVDPIDYGNVPGCTYATPEIASVGLTEKQAKEKGYDLKIGKFPFSASGKAQASGNSDGFVKVIFDAKYGEWLGCHMIGAGVTDMIAEAVVARKLETTGHEILKAIHPHPTMSEAVMEAVADAYGEVIHL; encoded by the coding sequence ATGAAATACGACGTTATTGTTTTAGGAAGTGGACCAGGCGGATATGTAACTGCCATTAGAGCATCACAATTAGGGTTTAAAGTTGCCGTAGTTGAAAAAGAAAACTTAGGAGGTGTTTGCTTGAACTGGGGATGTATCCCTACCAAAGCTTTATTAAAATCAGCTCAAGTTTTTGATTATCTAAAACATGCTTCTGATTACGGATTGACTGTTTCTTCATTCGACAAGGATTTCCCAGCTGTAGTTCAACGTAGCCGTTCGGTTGCTGAAGGAATGAGTAAGGGAGTTACTTTCTTGATGAAAAAAAATAAAATTGACGTGATTAATGGTTTTGGTAAACTAAAACCAGGTAAAAAAATTGACGTTACAGATAAAGACAATAAAGTTACTGAATATAGTGCTGACCATATTATTATTGCTACAGGAGCTCGCTCTCGTGAGTTGCCTAACTTACCACAAGATGGTGTAAAAGTTATTGGTTACCGTCAAGCAATGACTTTACCAAAACAACCTAAATCAATGATCATCGTTGGTTCTGGAGCAATTGGAGTTGAGTTTGCACATTTTTACAATTCTATGGGAACTGAGGTTACTATTGTAGAATTTATGCCAAACGTTGTACCTGTTGAAGATGAAGATATCTCAAAACAATTTGAAAAATCTTTGAAAAAAGCAGGTATTAAAGTGATGACCAATTCTTCAGTAGAGCGCATTGACACTTCTGGAAATGGAGTTAAAGCATTTGTAAAAACAGCTAAAGGAGAAGAAGTTCTTGAGGCTGAAATTTTACTTTCTGCTGTTGGTATCAAAACTAACATTGAAAACATTGGTTTAGAAGAAGTAGGTATTGTTACTGATAGAGATAAAATTTTAGTTAACGCTTACAATGCTACAAATATTCCAGGTTACTACGCTATTGGTGATGTAACTCCTGGACAGGCTTTGGCTCACGTAGCTTCTGCAGAAGGAATCAACTGTGTTGAAAAAATTGCAGGAATGCACGTAGACCCAATTGATTACGGAAACGTACCAGGTTGTACTTATGCTACTCCTGAAATTGCTTCTGTAGGTTTGACTGAAAAACAAGCTAAAGAAAAAGGATACGATTTGAAAATTGGTAAATTCCCATTCTCAGCTTCTGGAAAAGCACAAGCTTCTGGAAATTCTGATGGTTTTGTAAAAGTAATCTTTGATGCAAAATACGGAGAATGGTTAGGATGCCACATGATTGGTGCTGGTGTAACAGATATGATTGCTGAAGCAGTTGTAGCTCGTAAACTAGAAACTACTGGTCACGAAATCCTTAAAGCAATTCACCCACACCCAACAATGAGTGAAGCGGTTATGGAAGCTGTTGCTGACGCTTATGGTGAGGTAATCCACTTATAA
- a CDS encoding heparinase II/III family protein: MNLSKKLLPYVFLLLCLSTYAQTNISKDAIIDTKSLVNYLNEETKNNLLSQNKDTEAVLAAYFREKFSERYFYDWRQFENRFEAYNKLYDNQSSHKERAADHMQKFKDSTHWQLPFNYLNGEAVNAYALRHLARQHKMVDVGFEYFYTKKDPKYIRYFTNQLSSLNDALNARKFETMESGNGVYEVFRTGYRVLNWLTIHNMFLGQKDYSDKDQLVTIATLLQHGQDLYENNAEFTPGNHQTRGMSALAMLSILFRDFEGTELWNQRAMLRLEEHLTKEVNPDGFQFERSVHYHISDIETYFYVYQLAQRSNVQVSKTWEQSLKKLFSTLVKIAYPDKSAPVLQDDTNEPWAEKNDISGAVTLGYLLFNDPEFGFLATNHVDNQIYWFVSGKQMEQLNSISKQQPSFKSVELPETKYYIMREGWEANNKMMIISAGLDKDKPDHQHGDMLGVQAMANGNVILPNYQVRYSLPDFEFFKNSMVKNVALVDDELQGKNWTGNAGGSGFGQYKQLPKPKTIAWKTNVNYDFFAGSHDGFENVGVSYSRQVLFVKNGFWIVKDNFNSDKTHDFKQVWQGHYTTEDGPNLVRANFPDASGCDILQLNPADRVLNAGTRGKEWTVVSKSNSSNFNFITVIYPYKGYSNSLDAKKVASIVDGWKVNNLSFQAKGDDLKSLSKEREAYLFNLKEVTIDGISVGFSNQTDVFVVSEKEKITIHAIGVANSDVKILGAKVSQLNGVSVKAKAVLKPGDILVLEKK, encoded by the coding sequence ATGAATTTATCCAAAAAACTTTTGCCTTATGTTTTCTTATTGCTGTGTTTAAGTACATACGCACAAACGAATATTTCTAAGGATGCTATAATTGACACTAAATCCTTAGTGAATTATTTGAATGAAGAGACTAAAAATAATTTGTTGTCTCAAAACAAAGATACTGAAGCTGTCCTAGCTGCTTATTTTAGAGAGAAATTTTCGGAACGTTACTTTTATGATTGGAGACAATTTGAAAACCGATTCGAAGCCTACAATAAATTGTATGATAACCAATCTTCCCATAAAGAAAGAGCGGCAGACCATATGCAGAAATTTAAGGATTCTACTCATTGGCAACTTCCATTTAATTATTTAAACGGAGAGGCTGTTAACGCTTATGCCTTGAGACATTTGGCGAGACAACATAAAATGGTTGATGTAGGGTTTGAATATTTCTATACTAAAAAGGACCCTAAGTATATTCGTTATTTCACTAACCAACTGTCTTCATTGAATGATGCCTTAAATGCTAGAAAGTTTGAAACCATGGAAAGTGGTAATGGCGTTTATGAGGTGTTTAGAACAGGGTATAGAGTGTTAAACTGGTTAACGATTCATAATATGTTTTTAGGGCAAAAGGACTATTCTGATAAAGATCAATTAGTAACTATCGCTACTTTGTTACAGCATGGTCAAGACTTATATGAAAACAATGCTGAATTTACACCAGGGAATCACCAGACTAGAGGTATGTCAGCTTTGGCAATGCTTTCGATTCTTTTTAGAGATTTTGAAGGAACAGAGTTATGGAATCAAAGAGCGATGCTACGTTTAGAGGAACACCTTACTAAAGAGGTAAATCCTGATGGATTTCAATTTGAGCGTTCTGTCCATTATCATATTAGTGATATCGAAACCTATTTTTATGTGTATCAATTAGCTCAAAGGAGTAATGTTCAGGTGAGTAAAACTTGGGAGCAATCATTGAAGAAATTATTTTCGACCTTAGTTAAAATTGCTTATCCAGATAAATCAGCACCTGTTTTACAAGATGATACTAATGAACCTTGGGCAGAGAAAAATGATATTTCGGGAGCCGTTACTTTAGGATATTTGTTGTTTAATGATCCTGAATTTGGTTTTCTAGCTACGAACCATGTCGACAACCAAATTTATTGGTTTGTAAGCGGGAAGCAAATGGAACAACTGAATTCTATTTCTAAACAACAACCTTCTTTTAAGTCTGTTGAATTGCCCGAAACGAAATATTATATAATGAGAGAAGGATGGGAAGCCAATAATAAAATGATGATTATAAGTGCAGGTTTGGATAAAGATAAGCCAGACCATCAGCATGGTGATATGTTGGGAGTGCAAGCAATGGCTAATGGGAATGTTATTTTGCCAAATTATCAGGTGCGCTATTCATTACCAGATTTTGAGTTTTTTAAAAATTCGATGGTTAAAAATGTAGCCCTTGTAGATGATGAATTGCAAGGTAAAAATTGGACTGGAAATGCCGGTGGTAGTGGATTTGGTCAATACAAACAATTGCCAAAACCTAAAACAATAGCATGGAAAACGAATGTGAATTATGACTTTTTTGCTGGTAGTCATGATGGCTTTGAAAATGTAGGTGTAAGCTACTCTAGGCAGGTACTTTTTGTTAAGAATGGATTTTGGATAGTAAAAGACAACTTCAATTCTGATAAAACTCATGATTTTAAGCAAGTATGGCAAGGTCATTACACAACCGAAGACGGTCCAAATTTAGTTAGAGCCAATTTTCCTGATGCTAGTGGGTGTGATATTTTACAATTGAATCCAGCTGACAGAGTTCTTAATGCAGGAACTAGAGGGAAAGAATGGACTGTTGTTTCAAAATCAAATAGTTCTAATTTTAATTTCATAACCGTTATTTATCCTTATAAAGGGTACAGTAATAGTCTTGATGCAAAAAAAGTTGCTTCAATTGTTGATGGTTGGAAAGTAAACAATCTTTCTTTTCAAGCAAAAGGAGATGATTTGAAGTCGCTTTCGAAAGAAAGGGAAGCTTATCTGTTTAATTTGAAAGAAGTTACAATTGACGGAATATCTGTTGGTTTTTCAAATCAAACAGATGTGTTTGTTGTTTCGGAAAAAGAAAAAATTACAATCCATGCTATTGGAGTGGCTAATTCTGATGTAAAAATATTAGGTGCTAAAGTATCTCAATTAAATGGTGTTTCGGTAAAAGCTAAGGCTGTTTTAAAACCAGGAGATATTCTGGTGTTGGAAAAGAAATAA
- a CDS encoding ABC transporter ATP-binding protein, which produces MKAKAFDIRLFKRILVYTKPYQWRFNGVVVFAISLSVFAALRPYLLKQTVDGYIQTEDANGLLMYITLMGIVLLLEVFSQFYFVYWANWLGQDIVKDIRVKLFKHILSFRMKYFDLVPVGQLVTRSVSDIEAIARIFSQGLFMIISDLMKMVVVLGFMLYMNWKLTWIVIIAMPILVYFTRIFQRKMQIAFEEVRAEIANMNTFVQERVTGMKIVQLFNRETIESDKFKEINHKHKTAWIKTILYNSIFFPIADIISSLTLGFVVLYGGIKILNGDNFTTFGDLFSYTMFIGMLFNPLRQIADKFNEMQLGMIAANRVFEILDTQDQIQDTGKVEAPVFDGAISFKKVHFGYIPNEEVIKGIYLEVNAGDTIAIVGSTGAGKSTIINLLNRFYEINEGTICIDNHNIENYTLSSLRKQIAVVLQDVFLFADTIYNNITLNNPEISREDVYKAAKEIGVHDFIMSLPDNYDFDVKERGVMLSSGQRQLIAFLRAYVSNPSILILDEATSSIDTYSEELIQRATETITQGRTSIVIAHRLATIVNADKIVVMDQGLIVEQGTHQELIDKESGYYKNLYDSQFSVAN; this is translated from the coding sequence ATGAAAGCAAAAGCATTTGACATACGATTATTTAAACGAATTTTAGTTTACACCAAACCTTATCAATGGCGATTTAATGGCGTGGTGGTTTTTGCCATTTCATTATCCGTTTTTGCGGCTTTACGCCCGTATTTATTGAAGCAAACAGTGGATGGCTACATTCAAACCGAAGACGCTAACGGACTCTTGATGTACATCACTTTAATGGGGATTGTATTGCTACTGGAGGTTTTTTCACAGTTTTACTTTGTGTATTGGGCAAACTGGCTGGGGCAAGATATCGTCAAGGACATTAGAGTCAAGCTCTTTAAACACATTCTAAGTTTTAGGATGAAATATTTTGATTTGGTTCCTGTAGGACAGCTCGTAACCCGTTCAGTTTCTGACATTGAAGCCATTGCTCGTATTTTTAGTCAAGGTCTTTTCATGATTATCAGTGACCTGATGAAAATGGTGGTAGTACTTGGTTTTATGCTTTATATGAACTGGAAACTGACATGGATTGTAATTATTGCCATGCCTATATTAGTTTATTTTACTAGAATTTTTCAACGTAAAATGCAGATAGCCTTTGAGGAAGTACGTGCCGAAATTGCTAACATGAACACCTTTGTACAAGAGCGTGTGACAGGTATGAAAATCGTGCAATTGTTTAATCGCGAGACTATTGAATCAGATAAATTTAAAGAAATCAATCACAAACATAAAACGGCTTGGATTAAAACCATTTTATACAACTCGATTTTCTTCCCAATTGCCGATATTATTTCTTCGCTGACTTTGGGTTTTGTGGTTTTGTATGGGGGTATAAAAATCTTAAATGGCGACAATTTTACCACTTTTGGTGATTTATTCTCGTACACTATGTTTATTGGAATGTTGTTCAACCCTTTGCGTCAAATTGCGGATAAGTTCAACGAGATGCAACTGGGAATGATTGCTGCTAATCGTGTGTTTGAAATCCTAGACACTCAAGACCAAATTCAAGATACAGGAAAAGTAGAAGCGCCAGTTTTTGATGGTGCTATCTCTTTTAAAAAGGTTCATTTTGGTTATATCCCAAATGAAGAAGTCATAAAAGGTATCTATCTCGAAGTCAACGCTGGTGACACTATTGCAATTGTAGGCTCCACAGGTGCAGGAAAATCTACAATTATCAACTTATTGAATCGTTTTTACGAAATCAACGAGGGAACGATTTGTATTGACAATCATAATATTGAAAACTACACATTGAGTTCGTTACGCAAGCAAATTGCAGTAGTTTTGCAAGATGTGTTTCTTTTTGCCGATACTATTTACAACAACATCACCCTGAACAACCCTGAAATTTCCAGAGAAGATGTTTACAAAGCAGCAAAAGAAATTGGCGTTCATGATTTCATTATGAGCTTACCAGATAATTATGATTTTGATGTAAAAGAAAGAGGTGTGATGTTGTCATCAGGTCAGCGTCAATTGATTGCTTTTTTACGTGCTTATGTGAGTAATCCGAGTATTTTGATTTTGGACGAAGCAACTTCATCTATCGATACTTATTCTGAAGAATTAATACAACGAGCAACGGAAACTATTACGCAAGGTAGAACGTCTATAGTAATTGCGCATCGTTTAGCAACTATCGTAAATGCTGATAAAATTGTTGTAATGGATCAAGGTTTGATTGTAGAACAAGGAACCCATCAAGAATTGATTGACAAAGAATCTGGTTATTACAAAAACTTATACGATTCGCAGTTTTCGGTTGCAAACTAA
- the truA gene encoding tRNA pseudouridine(38-40) synthase TruA, whose amino-acid sequence MRYFIKLAYNGTHYHGWQFQPNAASVQETLNKALSVILGTEINIMGAGRTDTGVHAREMYAHFDYNTPIDGDKLVYKLNSYLPKDIVIYKVLQVDDEAHSRFDATKRTYQYHINNFKDAFSHEQSWYLNQKLDVDLMNKAAKILLNHTDFQCFSKVNTDVNTFDCTIFEAYWKEENNQLIFTISANRFLRNMVRAIVGTLVNIGMHKINLEDFENIIIGKNREKAGFSVPAHGLYLTKIEYPYL is encoded by the coding sequence TTGAGATATTTTATAAAACTAGCTTATAACGGAACGCACTATCACGGTTGGCAATTCCAACCCAATGCCGCTTCGGTACAAGAAACACTCAATAAGGCTTTATCTGTAATACTAGGCACTGAAATCAATATTATGGGAGCAGGCCGAACAGACACAGGTGTTCATGCACGCGAAATGTATGCGCATTTTGACTATAACACCCCTATTGACGGCGACAAGCTCGTTTATAAACTCAATTCTTATTTGCCAAAAGACATTGTTATTTATAAAGTTTTACAAGTTGACGACGAAGCACATTCACGATTTGATGCTACTAAGAGAACTTATCAATATCATATAAATAACTTTAAAGACGCTTTTTCACATGAACAAAGTTGGTATCTAAATCAAAAACTTGATGTCGATTTGATGAACAAAGCAGCTAAAATTCTTTTAAATCACACCGATTTTCAATGTTTTTCAAAAGTCAATACGGATGTAAACACTTTTGATTGCACGATTTTTGAGGCCTACTGGAAAGAAGAAAACAACCAACTTATTTTTACCATATCAGCCAATCGTTTTTTGAGAAATATGGTGCGCGCAATTGTGGGAACTTTGGTAAATATTGGTATGCACAAAATCAATTTAGAGGATTTTGAAAACATCATCATTGGAAAAAACCGAGAAAAAGCTGGATTTTCAGTCCCCGCTCATGGTTTGTATTTGACAAAGATTGAATACCCTTATTTGTGA
- a CDS encoding metallophosphoesterase family protein: protein MKKILLLSDTHSHIDDTILKYVAQADEVWHAGDIGDLAVTDSLKKLKPLRAVYGNIDNAQARLEFPLHNRFMCEGVDVWMTHIGGYPGKYNPNIRTEITENPPKLFICGHSHILKVQFDKKLNLLHMNPGACGKSGFHQVRTMLRFVIDGDKIKDLEIVEIGKRV, encoded by the coding sequence ATGAAAAAAATCCTCTTACTTTCAGATACACATAGTCATATTGATGACACGATTTTAAAATACGTTGCTCAGGCCGATGAAGTTTGGCATGCAGGAGATATTGGGGATTTGGCTGTGACTGATAGTTTGAAAAAACTAAAACCATTACGTGCCGTTTATGGAAATATTGATAATGCACAAGCTCGATTAGAATTTCCGTTACACAACCGTTTTATGTGTGAAGGGGTCGATGTGTGGATGACTCATATCGGGGGGTATCCTGGGAAGTATAATCCCAATATTCGTACTGAAATAACGGAAAATCCACCTAAGCTGTTTATTTGTGGACATTCCCATATTTTGAAGGTTCAGTTTGATAAAAAACTCAATTTATTGCATATGAATCCGGGAGCTTGTGGTAAAAGTGGTTTTCATCAAGTACGAACGATGTTGCGATTTGTTATTGATGGGGATAAGATTAAAGATTTAGAAATTGTAGAAATCGGGAAAAGAGTTTGA